The Plasmodium brasilianum strain Bolivian I chromosome 14, whole genome shotgun sequence genome contains a region encoding:
- a CDS encoding golgi protein 1, whose translation MTTSTLAIYFVFLNFIFSLSRIYTLSSNCDFNFNVKLLSDIYDKYNGRKVEEQVENTNHCNNLESINSLKAFWLLKLKSICTKETSILDKQVFNNVCSRTFTVPHVTINGLAVGNDVVNIEFFCAHFLYSNNKEIIKCVRHNVLKNYLNMYHIAFDLSVSQDLLKQSSHVDIVLNLKDINGLSLVKKIVDDSVCRIHSSVHTIMNKADFDLLKALSGLCTKLGFHNQFIITDNIHPLANALLKEIPYSLNSLHFSIQNSSIYYGNFDYYLYNLKLADIEYILNSYLSSSVLKLSKNHSYVTWIGLNKDNNLYNKKYSELYNLLDNNKYVDRIVRCYSQYTSKYYGDSTKYFLRYIPENKRDMMQNNPKIFIYLINTICKNIPSIHKCAERIIFLDGVYDLYFKNFMINFIYYNAACIFNCNPVDLGKILNDEQVWDILVTYFSNSYLIKYKKTKHNSIIHRNNADASADTYKELSKSYYANYDYDYVHTGKWRKEINLDDEAAILRPSDDAVEFEFYNYTFQSLDLGSYGFFIFKNQMDEDNICKISSLIEANGKKYVHVNKFITDFFNKNNKRMLSFDKGNGNSNDHHDGHNGGNDDDHHDEHDDDHHDGNDDDHQDGNDDEHHDGNGNNMDSFNLFDDFLGDDKEGGSFMDLFQNSNMFNKNKLFDNLYHGEDGEESDIYSDKEEEPFDIEKHKISTSVGYIYPLKNEYTLKELQHVYEVHPTFNDLDEEMRHQFFRNKLFEKDLFFTLKDVPTKIDNYYKYYYEIKKHMNLFDAHDEEHYQTLIKNSKSDPNVFSKIDVEFLCTRTGKWPLHRSSGRWLSDVLCEAKLVPQLLYNYEYAEEHKNINKNEIDVNLYTIEEDTRLIGIEFEDQEPHRCAISYLGNENRKTLLPISATSLIQASVGFCILHGFKIVWLADSAFDIYTNIYLRYTSILEQGVTYYEQSKFEVYGQTRLIANLEYISSGMNIENNLITSGIFKNKYNLISFPGIDLPFQLLMSKRVKDTVYNLKFDCNSSSYNGCSEYYPLMKKNKKGASDRYHGKIILNGNYSQKEKDEMYECSFMHDETFIKLNKMFPKECTFGSRIGDCHKIVRKHIPCHDKHSCRYLLYIYENFLKPQNHTNLLHEHFIKVSENLTKLSKPYYLQSILSLEHDIEIKKSNKMNTQYDDIVLFILKNSIFYVSWVTSSEYWKRAVYVQYTDNLNTNNTFDGNNKKELFCPVAYAHEFIGHLLVQYMKFPQNELE comes from the coding sequence ATGACAACTAGTACATTagcaatatattttgtatttcttaattttatttttagtttgTCAAGAATATACACTCTTTCTAGTAACTGcgattttaattttaatgtaaagCTACTATCcgatatatatgataaatataatggACGAAAAGTGGAAGAACAAGTTGAAAACACAAACCAttgtaataatttagaaAGTATTAATTCTCTTAAAGCTTTTTggttattaaaattaaagtcCATATGTACAAAAGAAACGTCAATTTTAGATAAACAGGTGTTCAATAATGTATGCAGTAGAACATTTACTGTACCCCATGTAACTATTAATGGGTTAGCAGTAGGAAATGATGTTGTGAACATTGAATTTTTTTGtgctcattttttatatagtaataacaaagaaattataaaatgtgtAAGGCACAAtgtgttaaaaaattacttaaatatgTATCATATAGCGTTTGATTTGTCTGTGTCACAAGATTTATTAAAACAGTCTAGTCATGTCGATAttgtattaaatttaaaagatattaatGGATTATCcttggtaaaaaaaattgtggaTGACTCTGTATGCAGAATACATTCAAGTGTCCACACTATTATGAATAAAGCAgattttgatttattaaaaGCATTATCAGGTTTATGTACGAAGTTAGGCTTTCATAAccaatttattataacagATAATATACATCCATTGGCCAATGCGTTATTGAAGGAAATACCATATAGTTTAAATTCATTACATTTTAGTATACAGAATAGTTCTATATATTATGGCAATTttgattattatttatataacctTAAATTAGCggatatagaatatatattaaactcATATTTGTCTTCATCAGtattaaaattaagtaaaaacCATTCGTATGTTACATGGATAGGtttaaataaagataataatctttataataagaaatattcagaactatataatttattggataataataaatatgttgaTAGAATAGTACGATGCTACAGTCAGTATACTTCTAAATATTATGGAGACAGTACAAAATACTTCCTTAGGTATATAccagaaaataaaagagacATGATGCAAAATAAtccaaaaatttttatttatttaattaatactatatgtaaaaatatccCATCAATTCATAAATGTGCCGagagaattatttttttggatGGGGTATATGATCtttattttaagaattttatgataaattttatatattacaacgcagcatgtatatttaattgcAATCCTGTTGATttaggaaaaatattaaacgaTGAACAAGTGTGGGATATTCTTGTAACATATTTCTCCAATTCATATTTGATCAAGTATAAAAAGACAAAGCATAATAGTATTATTCATAGAAATAATGCTGATGCATCAGCAGATACGTACAAGGAACTATCCAAGTCATATTATGCGAATTATGATTATGATTATGTTCATACTGGCAAATGGAGaaaggaaataaatttaGATGATGAAGCAGCTATTTTGAGGCCTTCAGATGATGCAGTTGAATTTGAATTTTACAACTATACTTTTCAATCTCTCGATTTAGGAAGTTATggctttttcatttttaaaaaccaAATGGACGAGGACAACATTTGTAAAATATCTTCCCTAATAGAAGCTAATGGGAAGAAGTATGTtcatgtaaataaatttattacagATTTctttaataagaataataaaagaatgcTTTCTTTTGATAAAGGAAACGGTAATTCAAATGATCATCATGATGGTCATAACGGAGGAAATGACGATGATCATCACGATGAACATGACGATGATCATCACGATGGAAATGACGATGATCATCAAGATGGAAATGACGATGAACATCACGACGGAAATGGCAATAATATGGACTCTTTTAACCTATTTGATGACTTCCTTGGAGATGATAAGGAAGGTGGTAGTTTTATGGATTTATTTCAAAACAGTAACATGTTcaataagaataaattatttgataatttatatcaCGGTGAAGATGGGGAGGAAAGCGATATTTATTCTGATAAGGAAGAAGAACCTTTTGACATAGAAAAGCATAAAATTTCTACAAGCGTTGGTTATATATATCCtctaaaaaatgaatatactCTTAAGGAATTACAACATGTGTATGAAGTTCATCCAACTTTTAATGATCTTGATGAAGAAATGAGGCATcaattttttagaaataaattatttgaaaaagatCTTTTTTTTACGCTGAAAGATGTACCAACAAAAAtagataattattataaatattattatgaaataaaaaaacacatGAATTTATTTGACGCACATGATGAGGAACATTATCAGACTTTAATTAAGAATTCAAAAAGTGATCCAAATGTTTTTTCCAAAATTGATGTAGAATTTTTATGCACAAGGACAGGTAAATGGCCTTTGCATAGATCTTCGGGAAGATGGTTATCAGATGTTTTGTGTGAAGCTAAATTAGTTCCCCAGTTATTGTATAATTATGAATACGCAGAGgaacacaaaaatataaataaaaatgaaattgaTGTTAATTTGTATACCATAGAAGAAGACACTAGATTAATTGGTATTGAATTTGAGGATCAAGAACCTCATAGATGTGCTATTAGTTATTTAGGAAATGAAAACAGAAAGACGCTTCTACCCATATCAGCAACTTCTTTAATTCAGGCATCTGTTGGATTTTGTATATTACATGGTTTTAAAATAGTATGGTTAGCAGATTCTgcttttgatatatatacaaatatttatttaagatATACTTCTATTTTAGAACAAGGTGTAACATACTATGAACAAAGTAAATTTGAAGTATATGGACAGACGAGATTAATAGCCAATTTGGAGTATATATCATCTGGTATGAATATTGAAAACAACCTTATTACATCaggtatatttaaaaataaatataatttaattagtTTTCCAGGAATTGATTTACCTTTTCAATTACTGATGAGTAAAAGGGTTAAAGATActgtttataatttaaaatttgattGTAATAGTTCGTCGTATAATGGATGCTCCGAATATTATCCtctgatgaaaaaaaataaaaaaggtgcGTCTGATCGATATCATGGtaaaataattctaaatGGTAATTATTCCCAGAAGGAAAAAGATGAAATGTATGAATGTAGTTTTATGCATGATGAAACGTTTATCAAATTGAATAAAATGTTTCCTAAAGAATGTACCTTTGGATCTAGAATAGGTGATTGTCATAAAATAGTAAGAAAACATATCCCATGTCATGATAAACATTCATGTAGGTacttgttatatatttatgaaaatttccTTAAGCCGCAAAATCATACAAATTTGTTGCATgaacattttataaaagtttCCGAAAATTTGACAAAATTGTCAAAACCATATTATTTACAATCGATTTTATCACTTGAACAtgatatagaaataaaaaaaagtaacaaaATGAATACGCAGTATGATgatattgtattatttattttgaaaaattctatattttatgtttccTGGGTTACCTCTAGTGAATACTGGAAAAGGGCTGTTTACGTTCAGTATACAGATAACCTCAACACAAACAATACCTTTGAtggaaataacaaaaaagaattattttgcCCAGTTGCTTATGCTCATGAATTTATAGGACACTTGTTAGTTCAGTACATGAAGTTTCCACAAAATGAactggaataa
- a CDS encoding protein phosphatase PP2A regulatory subunit A — translation MGDKKAQEILDGMQSFDCKTRLKYMKELKVLCHIIGMERTKMELVEFLYNIIEDDSDVLIELSNNLVFLTNFINNVNNCYFLCDLILNFIITYEKEININGYNAFKNYIHKCDSSTLINIIYPRIIRLANNESDNYRIGVSKIIPILIERCIYEDQANYMKSFIHLFLELCQDQSILVKKSCCDKFCNFLKILKRYREHIHNSAYTTIKHEQYVKEIDVKEVHNNSDIDSVNKNIKKSNHRLWKQIKENKNEGEAEELKKREEENVIMNADGDKAWVLAPNSISPSSITPSGIMPNGITPSSITPSGITPNGTSPNEGTPNSALPWGGKGEWSSLSDRTSEKKTKIFVDKIWEKAQEIYRSFFYPINGLDEVQISAVSILNEVLYNDPNFVNNLDQVLTSICNDESWRVRAVLANNIQEILKNQKNDDLSVILLLLLKDLDSNVRSIVLNNLDRILVHSKIKVNILDEIFEDLKKDIDSNNIHLKISLCKLLCTLPDVLDKDGSIEYILPLFLLFIRIEESNLKSELFICLHKISKLISFFDMKQIIIPLSKEIVKSKNWRLRCSLYYHLKFFDHFFLYQNKENSSSNYVDFWNYMHTGAKDLVYSIRIEVAETLYFLIKNRNFSFFEKGLTYLLNDLKESTNYINRISCLQFISKLVILFPLQYIENYILKVIKDLSKDKISNIRYNIVKTIYYINKYVKHVLTIITNNTYDELINNVTKMIDQKNKENKQNCSTPRHKNNNTHYFHFLENRQNLLNYKMHNKGDSFLINSCHLSSLSFYHNMKNIITNKNSCEHILNFLSDILNSLEKDIDNDVSKASYSLKNNDFFFYISSVNTFNTVCKPIK, via the coding sequence ATGGGGGACAAGAAAGCACAAGAAATACTAGATGGAATGCAATCATTTGATTGTAAAACTcggttaaaatatatgaaggaGTTGAAAGTATTATGCCATATCATAGGCATGGAGAGGACGAAAATGGAGTTAgttgaatttttatataacataatagAAGATGATTCAGATGTTTTGATAGAGTTATCAAATAATTTGGTATTCTTAACAAactttataaataatgtaaataactGCTATTTTCTGTGTGacttaatattaaattttataataacgtatgaaaaggaaataaatataaatgggtataatgcttttaaaaattatatacataaatgtgaTAGTAGTACATtgattaatattatatacccAAGAATAATAAGATTGGCCAATAATGAAAGTGATAATTATCGTATTGGAGTCAGTAAAATTATACCAATCTTAATAGAaagatgtatatatgaagacCAAGCTAATTATATGAAATCTTTTATTCACTTGTTTCTAGAATTGTGTCAGGACCAGAGTATATTAGTCAAAAAATCTTGTTGTGATAAATTTtgtaactttttaaaaatattaaaaaggtatagagagcatatacataattcTGCATATACAACTATAAAACATGAGCAATATGTAAAAGAAATTGATGTAAAGGAAGTCCATAATAACAGCGATATTGATAGTGTTAACAAGAACATTAAGAAGTCAAATCACCGCTTATGGAAGCagataaaggaaaataaaaatgaagggGAAGCTGAGGaactaaaaaaaagggaagaagAAAATGTTATAATGAATGCTGATGGCGATAAAGCATGGGTGCTTGCTCCAAACAGTATATCGCCAAGTAGTATTACACCAAGTGGAATTATGCCAAATGGTATTACACCAAGTAGTATTACGCCAAGTGGTATTACGCCAAATGGCACTTCTCCAAATGAAGGTACGCCAAATTCAGCCCTTCCATGGGGAGGCAAAGGGGAGTGGAGTTCACTTAGTGATAGAACAAgtgaaaagaaaacaaaaatctTTGTAGACAAAATATGGGAAAAGGCTCAAGAAATATACCgtagttttttttatccaaTAAATGGGTTGGATGAAGTCCAAATTAGTGCAGTGTCCATATTAAATGAGGTTTTATACAATGACCCTAATTTTGTGAATAATTTGGATCAGGTTTTAACTAGTATATGTAATGATGAGAGTTGGAGAGTTAGGGCAGTGTTAGCAAATAATATACAAGAAATtctaaaaaatcaaaaaaatgatgatttATCTGtgatattgttattattgttaaaagATTTGGACAGTAATGTACGTAGTATTGTTTTGAATAACTTGGATAGAATATTAGTtcattcaaaaattaaagtaaatataCTGGATGAAATATTTGAAGATTTAAAGAAAGATAttgatagtaataatatacacTTGAAAATTTCGTTATGCAAATTATTATGTACCTTACCAGATGTTTTAGATAAGGACGGATCAATCGAATATATTCTTCcactatttttactttttattagaaTAGAAGAAAGTAATTTGAAAtcagaattatttatttgcttacataaaatatcaaaacttatatctttttttgatatgaaacaaataattattccACTAAGTAAAGAAAttgtaaaaagtaaaaattggAGACTACGATGttctttatattatcatttaaaattttttgatcatttttttttatatcaaaataaagaaaatagcTCTTCGAATTATGTAGATTTCTGgaattatatgcatacagGAGCTAAGGATTTAGTGTACTCTATTAGGATAGAGGTAGCTGAaactttgtattttttaattaaaaatagaaatttttctttttttgaaaagggattaacatatttattaaatgatttaaaagAGTCtactaattatataaatagaataagCTGTTTACAATTTATATCAAAACTAGTTATACTATTTCCTTTacaatatattgaaaattatattttaaaagttatCAAAGATCTAAGCAAAGACAAAATAAGTAATATTAGGTATAACATAGTTAAgactatatattatataaataaatatgttaaacATGTTCTGACTATAATcacaaataatacatatgatGAATTGATAAATAATGTAACTAAAATGATTGatcagaaaaataaagaaaataagcaaaattgCAGCACCCCTAGgcacaaaaataataatactcactattttcattttttggaaaatagACAAAATCTTCTAAATTATAAGATGCATAATAAAGGCGattcctttttaataaattcgTGTCATTTATCTTCACTCTCATTTTATCATAACATGaagaatataattacaaACAAGAACAGCTGTGAACATATCTTAAATTTCTTATCAGACATACTAAATTCCTTGGAAAAAGACATTGACAATGATGTATCCAAGGCTTCGTactcattaaaaaataatgatttctttttttacataagtTCTGTAAATACATTTAACACTGTTTGTAAGCCAATTAAGTGA
- a CDS encoding hypothetical protein (conserved Plasmodium protein), with amino-acid sequence MYKVLYIILLSTYFIKYLFCNIIEPYEFSKRELLKIYEDFNETYLDSDNNILDAENVFHNLKLLSVCNIQKKNFVTFISKFLCKNIFFTSYIKIKNVDILYGDFVHSSLSKYLKEINFMCKYYIYDNSYEIIKCDNSTYRLENYFIGFDIEKRNDIEQRESSYKHFLKSNNLLSKNVSTSEKGKGVLLHQGNENRNNENGNANSNNYSNDGNNSSNDTNGKHTNYGNNVDKITRNNYVCKLNMNVSSYLSYGESVILKILIGLCIRLGYKRQILFSENIFSLGKLFEKNSSGSSSIFNLGFDVSSSRFYNSSEKYSIRSDNSFINRNRKDLIKTGIPRINLKFFANKSYLLWRGIELKKENFNYKLLELKNLLDQTNYRERIKSCYLNELFTYYEQDEIYIKKKFGNKIKYRNFRSKNMNKLGDSFLIVIFEYFCDKNVLSFEECVSNIKSSTLLDEKAKSVLHHFLYENFVCIERCTIKEEQLHIFSNDIIIEELQEYVNKSNSFTFKHKSYSKKIKDKIKKNTENRGIFLPHDDNIQKDFFENTMFTFEFESTNSILKDELDKININDNLENRICNISKYIKYHEKLYERDYRKKSNRTLNEYNIWNNLFLEHSNRKNISDFKKYEYVEGGKNSIEFSLTDIQHKISNFGTSQHSSCCNDNNDYKKENCYEKLDYHQRENYYKNSYVHESYSEKEYNNTSNELEEYEIMDEINLLTKKYPNHLDTLFRNNKNKNKGIYPYLFIMHKGEKEINNLQNLYEYNTLRSVYESYHMSGGTNAKKDYNPNKNEIMRKEFFNFIYYTNNNYSFTVKNVPTKYKNILLLEEEKEEEDDEEIKIKPFINNGTEQNSNNSLLRKRNLKFLCTKDSIWPYSKKPIKFSSSSGVYCEAQFENVLSVRVLEEEQTFEYLLRHITSKKKNKNTLRNSEQGIYYYYTEDASINGERQQRNSDTFIYPEGLLYEAKGISLDENSSVKSQIIGFHFFNNACIIKYIGLGKKYHINNPILSNVLLKLVFGYCIMHGFTTLKVEAETLDYETGMKTTILEILLNGKTKYEQLGLKLTNVAIFSKELYYIITGFTSKNDLTLSGIVKFEHNLYVNHNIENFFFHYINREAKNMLYKLTFSCSEDYYPYKNCYDIYPLVRKNNDNYCYFEMNNIFKELNELFPDVCTIGSRIGKCYEQIKKYILCSNNSEGCKYYNFIIDTFIKPRRKTSFFINHNMNVQEYLTRKSYTYYLILSELIKNGESGLLEKKNYDYMTHAQAYFFLAHILKNSTFFIFWNFSTEFWKRFQYIQKNEDGNAFTDSKTQTIFCPMAYAYEFIYHFNTFYRNA; translated from the coding sequence atgtataaagTTTTGTATATCATATTGCTTTcaacttattttattaaatatttattttgcaaTATAATAGAACCTTACGAATTTAGCAAAAGGGAGTTGCTAAAAATTTACGAGGATTTCAACGAAACATATTTAGATTCtgacaataatattttagacGCAGAAAAtgtatttcataatttaaaattactttCTGTTTGCAATATTCAGAAGAAGAATTTTGTTacttttatttcaaaatttctttgcaaaaatattttttttacgtcttacataaaaataaaaaatgttgatATACTTTACGGGGACTTTGTTCATTCAAGTTTATCTAAATACCTaaaggaaataaattttatgtgtAAATACTACATTTATGACAATTCTtacgaaataataaaatgtgaTAACAGTACATACAGGTTagagaattattttataggGTTCGACATAGAAAAGAGAAATGATATAGAACAAAGGGAAAGTAGTTATAAGCACTTTTTGAAATCAAACAACTTGttaagtaaaaatgtaaGTACTTCTGAAAAAGGTAAAGGAGTATTATTACACCAAGGAAACGAAAATAGAAATAACGAAAATGGTAACGCAAACAGTAACAATTATAGCAATGATGgcaataatagtagtaatgaTACTAATGGAAAACACACAAATTATGGTAACAATGTTGATAAAATCACCAGAAATAACTATGTATGTAAGTTAAATATGAACGTTAGTTCTTACTTATCGTATGGAGAAAGTGTCAttctaaaaattttaattggCCTATGCATAAGATTAGGCTATAAGAgacaaatattattttcagaaaatatattttccctGGGGAagctttttgaaaaaaacagTTCTGGAAGCAGTAGTATCTTTAATCTTGGATTTGATGTTAGTAGTAGCAGATTTTACAATTCCAGTGAGAAATACAGTATAAGAAGTGATAACTCTTTTATTaatagaaatagaaaagaCTTAATAAAAACAGGTATTCCtagaattaatttaaaattttttgctaATAAATCCTATTTATTATGGAGAGgaatagaattaaaaaaggaaaactttaattataaattattggaGTTGAAAAATTTACTAGATCAGACAAACTATAGGGAAAGGATAAAGTCATGTTATTTGAACGAATTGTTTACTTATTATGAGCAGGacgaaatatatataaaaaaaaaattcggtaataaaataaaatatagaaattttaggtcaaaaaatatgaacaaattagGAGATTCTTTCTTAATAGTAATCTTTGAGTACTTTTGTGATAAAAATGTTCTCTCTTTTGAAGAATGTGTTAGTAATATTAAATCATCTACCCTTTTGGATGAAAAGGCAAAAAGTGTTTTGCATCATTTtctatatgaaaattttgtatgTATTGAACGTTGCACCATTAAAGAAGAACAATTACATATCTTTAGTAACGATATAATTATAGAAGAATTACAAgaatatgttaataaaagtaactcttttacatttaaacataaaagttattcaaaaaaaataaaagataaaattaaaaaaaatactgaaAATAGAGGCATATTTCTTCCGCATGATGACAATATACAAAAAGACTTTTTTGAGAATACTATGTTCACATTTGAATTTGAATCCACAAACTCTATACTAAAAGACGAATtagacaaaataaatataaacgaTAACTTAGAAAACAGAATTTGCAACattagtaaatatataaaatatcatGAAAAGCTTTATGAAAGGGActacagaaaaaaaagtaacagaacgttaaatgaatataatatttggaATAATCTATTTCTGGAGCATTCTAATCGTAAGAATATTAgcgattttaaaaaatatgaatatgttGAAGGGGGGAAAAATAGTATCGAATTTTCCTTAACAGACATACAACAtaaaatttcaaattttgGCACTTCACAACACAGCAGCTGCTgcaatgataataatgattataaaaaagaaaattgcTACGAAAAGTTAGATTATCATCAAAGggaaaattattacaaaaacTCGTATGTTCATGAAAGCTATTctgaaaaagaatataataatacttcTAATGAATTAGAAGAATATGAAATAATGGatgaaattaatttattaacgAAGAAATACCCTAACCATTTAGATACACTCTTtcgtaataataaaaataaaaataagggaATATATccgtatttatttataatgcaCAAAGGCGAAAAAGAGATTAATAACTTACAAAATCTATATGAATACAATACTTTACGAAGTGTGTATGAAAGTTATCATATGAGCGGAGGTACTAATGCAAAGAAGGACTATAATcctaataaaaatgaaattatgcgaaaagaattttttaattttatttattacacaaataataattatagcTTTACTGTAAAGAACGTTCCTaccaaatataaaaacatattattattagaagaagaaaaagaagaagaagatgatgaagaaataaaaataaaacctTTTATTAACAATGGTACAGAAcaaaattcaaataattctctattacgaaaaagaaatttaaaatttttatgcacTAAAGACAGTATATGGCCATATTCAAAAAAGCCTATAAAATTTTCCAGCAGTAGTGGTGTTTATTGTGAAGCTCAATTTGAAAATGTGTTATCAGTTAGAGTGCTTGAGGAAGAGCAGacatttgaatatttacTAAGGCATATTactagtaaaaaaaaaaacaaaaatacacTGAGGAATAGTGAGCAGGGGATATATTACTACTATACAGAGGACGCTTCAATCAATGGAGAGAGACAGCAAAGAAATAGTGATACTTTCATATATCCTGAAGGTTTGTTGTATGAAGCTAAGGGCATTTCGTTGGATGAAAATTCTTCTGTAAAGAGTCAAATTATAGgattccatttttttaataatgcatgtataataaaatatataggacttggaaaaaaatatcacaTAAATAACCCTATCTTAAGCAATGTTTTACTAAAGTTAGTTTTTGGTTATTGTATTATGCATGGATTTACAACCTTAAAAGTTGAAGCAGAAACGTTGGATTATGAGACGGGAATGAAAACAACAATTttggaaatattattaaatggaaaaacaaaatatgaacaattaGGATTAAAACTAACAAATGTAgcaattttttcaaaagaattatattatattattactggATTTACATCGAAAAATGATCTAACATTATCAGGTATTGTAAAATTtgaacataatttatatgtaaatcataacattgaaaattttttttttcattatataaatagagAGGCTAAAAACATGTTATATAAGTTAACTTTCAGTTGTAGTGAAGACTATTATCCTTATAAAAATTGCTATGATATTTACCCATTAGTGAGAAAAAATAACGATAATTATTGTTACTTCGagatgaataatatatttaaagaactCAATGAACTTTTTCCTGACGTATGTACAATAGGTAGCCGTATTGGAAAATGttatgaacaaattaaaaaatatattctctGCTCAAATAATAGTGAAGGTTGTAAGTactataatttcattatagACACCTTCATAAAACCAAGAAGAAAAAcatcatttttcattaatcaTAACATGAATGTTCAAGAATATTTAACAAGGAAATCCTATACATATTACTTAATATTGAGCGagctaataaaaaatggagaaaGTGGCTtgttggaaaaaaaaaattatgattataTGACTCATGCACaagcatattttttcttagcgcatattttaaaaaattcaactttttttattttttggaatTTTTCTACCGAATTCTGGAAAAGGTTTCAATAcattcaaaaaaatgaagatggGAATGCTTTTACTGATTCGAAAACTCAAACAATATTTTGTCCAATGGCATATGCTTATGagtttatatatcattttaacACATTTTATAGGAATGCGTAA
- a CDS encoding hypothetical protein (conserved Plasmodium protein) produces the protein MGAQFFFYILILFFAFNSGKGAADTISDSYKNNLNYNVDLSSFKNISKKMEFNNLKKLLLTKNILKGIGTIMIIMFSVFVILDKISHSKELENYRKREEDLTSRLKSAENDMLLSREDYGKKVEEIQSVINKIIFHTLNNKNIS, from the coding sequence ATGGGcgcacaattttttttttatatactcatcctattttttgcatttaatTCGGGAAAAGGTGCTGCAGATACGATAAGTGATAGCTACAAGAATAATTTGAATTACAATGTGGATTTatcatcttttaaaaatatatcaaagaAGATggaatttaataatttaaaaaaacttcTTTTGACAAAAAACATTTTGAAGGGTATAGGAactataatgataataatgttttctgtatttgtaattttagaCAAGATTTCACATTCTAAAGAATtagaaaattatagaaaaaggGAGGAAGATTTAACAAGTCGATTAAAGTCAGCAGAAAATGATATGTTATTATCTAGGGAGGATTATGGTAAGAAGGTTGAAGAAATTCAAAgtgtaattaataaaataatttttcatactctaaataataaaaatatcagttaa